A region from the Aegilops tauschii subsp. strangulata cultivar AL8/78 chromosome 5, Aet v6.0, whole genome shotgun sequence genome encodes:
- the LOC109735271 gene encoding glutamate dehydrogenase 1, mitochondrial codes for MVFGNIGSWAAQLITEAGGKVVSIRDVTGAVKNSNGIDIAKLMKHSAENRGIKGFDGGDAVDPTLLLTEECDVLIPAALGGVINKDNADAIKAKYIIEAVNHPTDPEATRQEHQHFATKLSCIC; via the exons ATG GTATTTGGCAATATTGGTTCTTGGGCTGCCCAATTGATCACTGAAGCTGGTGGCAAGGTGGTCTCCATCAGAGATGTCACAGGGGCTGTCAAGAACTCCAATGGCATTGACATAGCCAAGCTGATGAAGCACTCGGCAGAGAACCGCGGGATCAAGGGCTTTGACGGAGGCGACGCCGTCGACCCGACCTTGCTGCTCACGGAAGAGTGCGACGTGCTCATCCCGGCAGCTCTGGGAGGAGTCATAAACAA GGACAATGCTGATGCCATCAAAGCAAAGTACATCATCGAGGCTGTTAACCACCCAACAGACCCCGAGGCCACGAGGCAAGAACACCAACATTTTGCCACAAAACTAAGCTGCATTTGTTGA